Proteins encoded in a region of the Triticum dicoccoides isolate Atlit2015 ecotype Zavitan chromosome 3A, WEW_v2.0, whole genome shotgun sequence genome:
- the LOC119273728 gene encoding protein H2A.5-like, with translation MTGRKSGERKKAVTRSMKAGLQFPVGRIGRYLKKGRYADRIGWGAPIYLAAVLEYLAAEMLELAGNAAKDNKKTRIMPRHLLIATHNDEELSKLLDGITIAHSGVLPNIHSVLFSKKANTL, from the exons ATGACCGGGAGGAAGAGCGGCGAGCGGAAGAAGGCGGTGACCCGGTCCATGAAGGCTGGACTCCAGTTCCCCGTCGGCCGCATCGGGCGCTATCTCAAGAAGGGCCGCTATGCGGACCGCATCGGCTGGGGCGCCCCCATCTACCTCGCCGCCGTCCTCGAGTACCTTGCCGCCGAG ATGTTGGAGTTGGCGGGCAATGCGGCCAAGGACAACAAGAAGACCCGCATCATGCCGCGCCACCTGCTTATCGCCACTCACAACGACGAGGAGCTATCCAAGCTGCTTGACGGCATCACCATCGCCCATAGTGGCGTGTTGCCCAACATCCACTCTGTGTTGTTCTCCAAGAAGGCCAACACGCTCTAG